A genomic stretch from Candidatus Omnitrophota bacterium includes:
- the mnmA gene encoding tRNA 2-thiouridine(34) synthase MnmA, producing MRVVVAMSGGVDSSVAAALLKARGCEVIGMTMCFNISGPGGGRPSCCGREAIEDARRVAGSLGIRHYALNFAKPLQDKIIDDFCGEYLNGRTPNPCVRCNQYLKFGVLLDKARSLDADFLATGHYARVCFDKGLNKFLLKKAKDTRKDQSYFLYRLKQRQLRHILMPLGDHTKEEVRNYARRLGLPVADKAGSQEVCFIPDNDYRGFILSRFKERIKEGDIVDRQGKVLGRHKGICFYTIGQREGLGIAYKSPLYITGIDKRRNRIIAGPRQDTYRDEFLVRSPTFIYTAIPDGGLALTVKIRYNNIGKEGRVIPISKSLLKVKLHRPEQSITPGQSAVFYKGDVVVGGGIIRQ from the coding sequence ATGCGTGTAGTAGTAGCAATGAGCGGAGGGGTGGATTCTTCAGTGGCAGCCGCGCTCCTAAAGGCGCGGGGCTGCGAGGTGATCGGGATGACCATGTGTTTTAATATCTCCGGCCCGGGGGGCGGGAGGCCGTCCTGCTGCGGCAGAGAGGCAATAGAAGATGCCAGGCGCGTTGCCGGCTCGCTCGGCATCAGGCATTACGCGTTGAATTTCGCGAAGCCGCTTCAAGATAAAATTATAGATGATTTTTGCGGTGAGTATCTCAACGGGCGCACGCCCAATCCCTGCGTAAGGTGTAATCAGTATTTAAAATTCGGCGTACTTCTTGACAAGGCAAGGTCGCTTGATGCCGATTTCCTTGCCACAGGGCATTACGCGAGGGTGTGTTTTGACAAAGGGCTGAATAAGTTCCTGCTTAAGAAGGCAAAGGATACCCGCAAAGACCAGTCATATTTTCTTTATCGGCTAAAACAGCGCCAGCTAAGGCATATCTTAATGCCGTTGGGTGATCATACGAAGGAGGAGGTAAGAAATTACGCCAGGCGGCTGGGCCTGCCTGTGGCAGACAAGGCAGGCAGCCAGGAGGTGTGTTTCATCCCGGATAACGATTACAGGGGTTTTATCCTTTCGCGTTTCAAAGAGCGGATCAAAGAGGGTGATATCGTTGACAGGCAGGGGAAGGTGTTGGGCAGGCATAAGGGCATATGTTTTTATACGATAGGCCAGCGCGAAGGATTGGGGATCGCCTATAAGTCCCCTTTGTATATAACAGGTATAGACAAGAGGCGCAACAGGATAATAGCCGGCCCCAGGCAGGATACCTACAGGGATGAGTTTCTTGTAAGGAGCCCTACATTTATATATACCGCTATACCGGACGGCGGGCTTGCGCTTACTGTTAAAATAAGATATAATAATATAGGTAAAGAAGGCCGCGTCATACCCATCAGTAAAAGCCTGCTTAAGGTCAAATTACACAGGCCTGAGCAGTCCATAACCCCCGGACAATCAGCGGTATTTTATAAAGGGGATGTAGTTGTCGGTGGAGGGATAATCAGGCAATGA
- the nadA gene encoding quinolinate synthase NadA — translation MNIEQKIQKLKKQRNAVILAHNYQLPEVQDVADFHGDSLELSRIAARTEAKVVIFCGVHFMAETASILCPDKKVIVPDVQAGCPMANMITTADLKKLKDKHPEAVVVGYVNTSAEVKAELDICCTSTNAASVVNRLKDKKEIIFVPDKYLADFVSKKTGRKLIPWSGYCPTHVKILPEDILREKRFHPGAKVLVHPECTPEVIELADEALSTGQMCKYAKESNADEMIIGTEVGLIYRLKTDNPDKGFYPASEKAVCPNMKRTTIEKVLWALEELREEVYVPERIRKPALKAIEAMLAIA, via the coding sequence ATGAACATAGAGCAGAAGATACAGAAACTTAAAAAACAGCGCAATGCCGTCATACTGGCGCATAATTATCAATTGCCGGAAGTGCAGGATGTTGCCGACTTTCACGGCGATTCACTTGAGTTAAGCAGGATCGCGGCCAGGACCGAAGCCAAAGTAGTTATTTTCTGCGGGGTGCATTTTATGGCGGAGACCGCCTCGATCCTCTGCCCCGATAAGAAGGTCATCGTGCCTGACGTGCAGGCCGGCTGCCCCATGGCCAATATGATCACAACGGCCGACCTGAAAAAACTTAAGGATAAGCATCCTGAAGCGGTAGTTGTGGGGTATGTAAACACCTCGGCAGAGGTAAAGGCGGAGCTGGATATCTGCTGCACCTCTACGAACGCGGCGAGCGTAGTCAATCGCCTGAAAGACAAAAAAGAGATCATATTCGTGCCTGATAAGTATCTGGCTGATTTTGTCTCTAAAAAGACAGGCAGGAAACTCATCCCCTGGAGTGGTTATTGCCCCACACATGTCAAGATACTGCCGGAGGACATTTTAAGGGAGAAGCGGTTCCATCCCGGAGCGAAGGTCCTGGTCCACCCCGAATGCACGCCCGAAGTGATAGAATTGGCTGATGAGGCGCTTTCCACGGGCCAGATGTGCAAATACGCCAAGGAAAGCAATGCGGATGAGATGATCATAGGCACAGAGGTCGGGCTGATTTACCGGCTGAAAACAGATAATCCGGACAAAGGGTTCTATCCTGCTTCTGAGAAGGCGGTCTGCCCCAATATGAAGCGCACCACCATTGAAAAGGTACTCTGGGCGCTGGAGGAGTTGAGGGAGGAGGTGTACGTGCCTGAGCGTATAAGGAAACCCGCGCTTAAGGCAATAGAGGCAATGCTGGCAATAGCATAG
- a CDS encoding PilZ domain-containing protein, whose amino-acid sequence MEKREFVRLNVELEVAYRVIGSMRDLAGTRTEDASEGGIRVMFPEKVQPDTRVEISIKIPGEEKPVFAVGKVVWVRPDIFGGVYMTGIQFVHIKQADRQRLYKYVVL is encoded by the coding sequence ATGGAGAAGCGTGAATTCGTACGGCTGAATGTGGAGCTGGAAGTGGCTTACCGCGTAATCGGGTCAATGAGGGACCTTGCCGGCACGCGTACCGAGGATGCCTCTGAAGGCGGCATACGCGTTATGTTCCCGGAGAAGGTCCAGCCGGATACGCGCGTGGAGATCAGCATAAAGATCCCCGGAGAAGAGAAGCCGGTTTTCGCGGTCGGCAAAGTGGTATGGGTCAGGCCCGATATATTTGGCGGCGTGTATATGACCGGCATCCAGTTCGTCCACATAAAGCAGGCCGACAGGCAGCGCCTGTATAAATACGTCGTATTATAA
- the gspE gene encoding type II secretion system ATPase GspE: protein MGDKSAVLTIGQLLLKEGAVTPEQLDRALAQQKEAGGYLCANLIKLGFVSEEQIFPVLARQLKVPYIRLKDAIIPPEVIKTVPAKFATHYRLIPVKLEGGTLSLAMADPLDVHTLDDMRLFLGYDIKPMLAGDTDIVEAISRYYGVGADTLEEIVAGSEKIFGRIEKEGRAAEDVEVQAEDASIVKFVNQILAQAVSDRATDIHLEPYENELKVRFRIDGMLYDVNIPETIRYFHSAIISRIKIMAHLNIAEHRLPQDGRIKIRVKDIELDLRVSIVPSSFGEAVVIRILSGKEVMFQLDSLGLSKEESELLSGIIKRPHGIILVTGPTGSGKTTTLYAFLSELNKKETKIITIEDPIEYQISGIIQMQVHPKIGFDFANGLRSILRHDPDIIMVGEIRDYETAEIAIRSSLTGHLVFSTLHTNDAAGAVTRLLDMELEPFLVASSIECLIAQRLVRLICPHCKKEARLSEEAAQILKKDIDVPRSVFYAGSGCEKCKHTGYQGRTAIYEILVMDNEVRDLILKRSSSQQIKQAAISKGMTTLRQAGLRKATQGITTIEEVLRVTQKEEMFI from the coding sequence ATGGGAGATAAATCCGCGGTTTTGACGATAGGGCAGCTGTTATTAAAAGAAGGCGCGGTTACCCCTGAGCAGTTGGACAGGGCATTGGCCCAGCAGAAAGAGGCAGGCGGGTATCTCTGCGCCAATCTTATAAAACTGGGCTTTGTCTCTGAAGAGCAGATCTTTCCCGTGTTGGCCAGACAGCTCAAGGTGCCTTACATCCGCCTCAAAGACGCCATTATCCCCCCGGAAGTGATCAAGACCGTGCCGGCGAAGTTTGCTACGCATTACCGGCTTATACCCGTTAAACTTGAGGGCGGCACGCTGTCGCTTGCCATGGCCGACCCTCTGGACGTGCATACCTTAGATGATATGCGGCTTTTTCTGGGCTATGATATTAAGCCCATGCTTGCCGGCGATACCGATATAGTGGAGGCGATAAGCAGGTATTACGGGGTTGGGGCGGACACACTTGAAGAGATAGTCGCCGGCAGCGAGAAGATATTCGGCAGGATAGAGAAAGAGGGAAGGGCTGCCGAGGATGTTGAGGTGCAGGCAGAGGACGCCTCAATAGTCAAGTTCGTAAACCAGATACTGGCTCAGGCCGTTTCCGACAGGGCCACCGATATCCACCTTGAGCCCTATGAGAACGAACTGAAGGTGCGCTTCAGGATAGACGGCATGCTCTATGACGTCAATATCCCCGAGACCATAAGATATTTTCACTCCGCGATCATTTCCCGCATAAAGATCATGGCGCATCTGAACATCGCCGAGCACCGGCTTCCGCAGGACGGCAGGATAAAGATAAGGGTCAAAGACATAGAGCTTGACCTGCGCGTCTCCATCGTGCCTTCATCCTTCGGGGAGGCGGTGGTCATAAGGATACTCAGCGGCAAAGAGGTCATGTTCCAGCTGGACAGCCTCGGCTTAAGCAAGGAAGAGTCGGAACTCTTAAGCGGCATAATCAAGAGGCCGCACGGCATAATACTTGTCACCGGCCCCACGGGAAGCGGAAAGACAACCACCCTTTATGCCTTCCTCTCCGAGCTGAATAAAAAAGAGACCAAGATCATTACGATCGAGGACCCCATAGAATATCAGATAAGCGGCATAATCCAAATGCAGGTCCATCCTAAGATCGGCTTTGATTTTGCCAACGGCTTGAGGTCCATACTGCGCCACGACCCGGATATAATAATGGTGGGAGAGATACGCGACTATGAGACCGCCGAGATCGCCATACGTTCCTCCCTGACCGGCCACCTGGTTTTTTCCACGCTTCATACCAATGATGCCGCGGGCGCGGTAACGCGGCTTCTGGATATGGAGCTGGAGCCGTTCCTGGTCGCCTCTTCCATTGAATGCCTTATTGCCCAGCGCCTGGTCCGCCTTATCTGCCCGCATTGTAAAAAAGAAGCGCGCCTTTCCGAAGAGGCGGCGCAGATATTGAAGAAAGACATAGATGTTCCCAGGTCGGTATTTTATGCCGGTTCAGGATGCGAGAAGTGCAAACACACCGGCTACCAGGGCAGGACCGCTATATATGAGATCCTGGTGATGGATAACGAGGTCAGGGACCTGATATTAAAGCGTTCATCCAGCCAGCAGATAAAGCAGGCGGCGATCTCCAAAGGTATGACCACTCTTCGCCAGGCAGGCCTCAGAAAGGCGACGCAGGGGATCACCACCATAGAAGAGGTGCTGCGCGTAACGCAGAAAGAAGAGATGTTCATTTAG
- a CDS encoding type II secretion system F family protein, with product MPLFNYKAKSAPNELKTGTIEAESQSNAASRLQEMGLYPLSIEEAEGRPRGRILRRRKISRRDVTVFTRQLHNLLASGLTILSGLKILRDQSENKDMQRLIGRLIDDLKEGEHFSQALSKHPQAFSTLYCSIVASGEAGGFIDEALERVAGFLEKDQAVRSKIISSLIYPALIAIVGSITVFVLLTFVIPKFVSMFEEFGETLPLPTAILISISAFFNSYYWLIALLAAIAVFIFKRIYGSDEGRLAIDSFKLRAPFFGNFNTKASIADFTRTLSALTGGGVSILSALEIAQNSAGNALLKQEIAAFREKIREGGKLSSCIAASAHFPTYVSNIVAVGEETGTMDKSLERIARTYEDEVDQVTKAMLTGLEPAMILIMGSVVGFIVIAMLLPIFQINFMAQ from the coding sequence ATGCCGTTATTCAATTATAAGGCAAAATCCGCCCCCAATGAATTAAAAACCGGGACCATAGAGGCCGAAAGCCAATCCAACGCCGCGTCCAGGCTGCAGGAAATGGGGCTTTATCCCTTGAGCATAGAAGAGGCGGAGGGCCGGCCGCGGGGCAGGATTTTAAGAAGAAGGAAGATAAGCCGGAGAGATGTTACTGTTTTCACCCGCCAGCTTCACAATCTCCTTGCCTCAGGCCTGACCATACTTTCAGGGCTTAAGATCCTGCGCGACCAGTCGGAAAACAAGGATATGCAGCGGCTGATAGGCCGGTTGATCGACGACCTGAAAGAAGGGGAGCACTTCTCGCAGGCGCTTTCAAAACACCCGCAGGCATTTTCCACGTTGTACTGTTCTATCGTGGCGTCAGGCGAAGCAGGCGGATTCATAGACGAGGCGCTTGAGCGCGTAGCCGGATTTTTGGAGAAAGACCAGGCGGTAAGGTCAAAGATCATTTCCAGTTTGATCTATCCAGCATTGATCGCGATAGTAGGGAGCATCACCGTGTTTGTCCTGCTCACCTTTGTCATACCGAAGTTTGTTTCCATGTTTGAAGAATTCGGCGAGACCCTGCCGCTTCCCACGGCAATACTCATAAGCATAAGCGCTTTCTTCAATAGTTATTACTGGCTTATCGCTTTGCTGGCTGCTATCGCCGTGTTTATTTTTAAGAGGATATACGGCTCTGATGAGGGGCGCCTGGCCATAGACAGTTTTAAGTTGAGGGCGCCCTTTTTCGGTAATTTCAACACCAAAGCGAGCATAGCGGATTTTACCCGGACGCTCTCAGCCCTGACAGGAGGCGGGGTATCTATACTTTCCGCCCTGGAAATAGCGCAGAACTCCGCGGGCAACGCGTTATTGAAACAGGAGATAGCGGCCTTCCGGGAAAAGATAAGGGAAGGCGGCAAGCTTTCTTCCTGTATCGCTGCCTCTGCCCATTTCCCCACCTATGTTTCAAATATCGTAGCTGTCGGGGAGGAGACCGGCACTATGGATAAGTCGCTGGAACGCATAGCGCGCACATACGAAGATGAGGTGGACCAGGTCACCAAGGCGATGCTTACCGGCCTTGAGCCGGCAATGATACTGATAATGGGCTCTGTCGTGGGGTTTATCGTGATCGCCATGCTTTTGCCGATATTTCAGATAAATTTTATGGCTCAGTGA
- a CDS encoding type II secretion system protein GspG, whose protein sequence is MDLRRKNGFTLIEIMLVVIIIGILASIIVPRFAGRSEQARKAAAAANIKSLAIALDMYELDTGAYPKTLAELSPKYLKKLQKDPWDQEYHYAQKGTNEYELRSCGPDKNCGGQDDITE, encoded by the coding sequence ATGGATCTAAGACGGAAAAACGGCTTTACGCTCATTGAAATAATGCTGGTTGTCATCATTATCGGCATACTCGCGTCCATAATCGTGCCCAGGTTTGCCGGCCGCTCTGAGCAGGCGCGCAAGGCAGCGGCAGCGGCCAATATAAAGTCGCTTGCCATCGCGCTGGATATGTACGAACTGGATACCGGAGCGTATCCTAAAACGCTGGCAGAGCTTTCCCCAAAATACCTGAAAAAACTGCAGAAAGACCCCTGGGACCAGGAATACCATTATGCGCAGAAGGGGACGAACGAATACGAACTGCGTTCCTGCGGCCCTGATAAAAATTGCGGCGGCCAGGATGACATTACAGAATAA
- a CDS encoding prepilin-type N-terminal cleavage/methylation domain-containing protein gives MTLQNKAFTLLELIIVIVILGIIFSISTPRFRATYTTIQLRNTAQGVINLSRLIRQQAILKRAVYKIEFKQMPADSNDKSYFSVFHKDGSSGEFIADTDRLAKVETPKGIKIEMSKPAQFYSDGTMDMGGTEIYLKSDVKKITLKPSNTNGFFLLSEDPL, from the coding sequence ATGACATTACAGAATAAGGCGTTCACCCTTCTTGAGCTTATTATCGTCATAGTCATCCTCGGGATCATCTTCTCCATTTCCACTCCCAGGTTCCGCGCCACGTATACAACCATACAACTCAGGAATACAGCTCAGGGAGTAATAAACTTAAGCCGCCTCATACGGCAGCAGGCCATACTTAAGCGGGCCGTCTATAAGATAGAGTTTAAGCAGATGCCCGCGGACAGCAACGATAAATCCTATTTCTCCGTTTTCCATAAGGACGGCTCAAGCGGTGAGTTTATAGCAGATACGGATCGCCTGGCGAAGGTTGAAACGCCTAAGGGCATAAAAATCGAGATGAGCAAGCCCGCGCAGTTTTATAGCGACGGCACAATGGACATGGGTGGAACAGAGATATATCTAAAGAGCGATGTTAAAAAGATCACGCTTAAACCTTCAAATACAAATGGTTTCTTTCTTCTTTCGGAAGATCCGCTATAG
- a CDS encoding prepilin-type N-terminal cleavage/methylation domain-containing protein, with protein sequence MRLPALRQNKGFTLIELLIASSLLVVIILALYTGFRVGALTHSTSQQVSDDLQGLRLFFDGLERDLRNCVDYDKVTPDSKFNGGDTNLGLLTTTTRFTTVAGDTKEIKTMEAVSYAYGNKEIFRESLPFSEFLAKGHSAPASGSAKAERICGGIEEFKITYLASLPSASDPDPAELDDWDAKSGVPAEVRITLVFSRGVRKIRFTRSIILPLNLKLL encoded by the coding sequence ATGCGCTTACCTGCCTTAAGGCAAAATAAGGGTTTTACATTAATCGAGCTGCTTATCGCCTCAAGTTTACTTGTGGTAATAATCCTCGCGCTCTATACGGGATTTCGCGTGGGCGCGCTTACTCATTCAACTTCGCAGCAGGTCTCCGATGACCTGCAGGGGTTGCGGCTGTTTTTTGACGGCCTTGAGCGGGATCTAAGGAACTGCGTTGATTACGATAAGGTAACTCCCGATTCAAAATTCAACGGAGGTGATACAAACTTAGGCCTGCTTACCACCACGACCAGATTTACCACCGTTGCGGGAGACACCAAAGAGATCAAGACAATGGAAGCGGTTTCTTATGCGTACGGCAACAAAGAGATTTTCAGGGAGAGCTTACCGTTTTCCGAATTCCTGGCAAAGGGCCATTCAGCGCCCGCTTCAGGCAGTGCCAAAGCCGAAAGGATATGCGGCGGAATAGAGGAATTCAAGATAACATACCTTGCCTCGCTTCCTTCCGCGTCTGATCCGGATCCCGCCGAGTTGGATGACTGGGACGCGAAATCAGGCGTACCTGCCGAGGTAAGGATCACGCTCGTATTCTCCCGGGGTGTCAGGAAGATCAGGTTCACAAGAAGCATAATCTTGCCTTTAAATTTAAAACTTCTATGA
- a CDS encoding type II secretion system protein GspK — protein MLVEVRLSRYYRDKTKAYYLARGYLLKLIEDKKEQNALLGGLYFPYDDPAPKPPEVINDSDGKMAGQVTHLIIDEHSKINVNKLINTSGTVNTDLWNTLKALLEDRAPGINDNDAEDLVKNLVDWIDKDEDARTGASSLEKDLYKDYTPENKELSDPSTILLVNRWNEEIFNSIIDFITIYSSSEKININSCSKEALAAVLKAHQPQNVTIDTDGMAHKLIDFRAGGDGKVGEGNDDQYFGSDPSPPSIPEGAIYYINNIPNTLNLSTDASTLLSGSSGLFSKNILATGSDILRFEVEADVRGIKQRITAIVNFSTGKIIYWQEE, from the coding sequence ATGCTGGTTGAAGTGCGGCTGAGCCGTTACTACAGGGATAAAACAAAGGCATATTATCTGGCGCGGGGGTATCTGCTGAAATTGATTGAAGATAAAAAAGAGCAGAATGCATTACTTGGCGGCCTGTATTTTCCCTACGACGATCCTGCGCCCAAGCCGCCGGAAGTGATCAATGACAGCGATGGGAAAATGGCGGGGCAAGTAACACATTTGATTATTGATGAGCACAGCAAGATCAATGTGAATAAACTTATAAATACTTCAGGCACGGTTAATACGGATCTATGGAATACACTTAAGGCCTTACTTGAAGATCGGGCGCCCGGAATAAATGATAATGATGCGGAAGATTTAGTTAAAAATCTTGTGGACTGGATAGACAAAGATGAGGACGCGCGCACAGGAGCCAGCTCACTGGAGAAGGATCTTTATAAGGATTACACTCCGGAAAATAAAGAACTTTCAGATCCCTCTACGATACTGCTGGTTAACCGCTGGAATGAGGAAATATTTAATAGTATCATTGATTTTATAACTATTTATTCTTCCAGCGAAAAGATAAATATTAATTCTTGTTCCAAGGAGGCGCTTGCCGCCGTACTTAAAGCGCATCAACCGCAAAATGTTACAATTGATACTGATGGTATGGCTCATAAATTAATAGATTTCAGAGCCGGAGGTGACGGAAAAGTTGGAGAAGGCAATGATGATCAGTATTTTGGAAGCGATCCATCGCCTCCATCAATACCAGAAGGCGCAATTTATTATATAAATAATATTCCGAATACATTGAATCTTTCTACGGATGCAAGTACGTTATTGTCTGGTTCGTCCGGTTTGTTTAGTAAGAATATTCTCGCTACCGGTTCCGATATCCTGCGTTTTGAGGTTGAGGCGGATGTGCGCGGGATAAAACAGAGGATAACCGCGATCGTTAATTTTTCAACCGGAAAAATTATTTATTGGCAGGAAGAATAG
- the gspM gene encoding type II secretion system protein GspM translates to MKAVFLSNLSKRERLILFLTVSVSALAVVYVSAVEPLSARFNKLNSEITLKKRKLEKIYQLLGHREKIEAEYEKLVRAAIKENSDEEIIASILNQMEAIARGSGVQINNVRPDRVKEEAGYKRLSIEVSTESNTDALFKFIYNLETSPALLKIERLQISPSRKQDGLVEATFSIVRISFI, encoded by the coding sequence ATGAAAGCCGTATTCTTAAGTAATCTCTCAAAACGTGAAAGGCTGATACTGTTTTTGACTGTGTCGGTGTCCGCCCTGGCAGTTGTTTATGTGTCGGCGGTTGAGCCGCTATCGGCAAGGTTCAATAAGCTCAACAGCGAAATAACCCTTAAGAAGAGGAAGCTGGAAAAGATCTACCAGCTGCTTGGGCACAGGGAAAAGATCGAAGCGGAATATGAGAAACTTGTCAGGGCGGCCATAAAGGAGAACTCTGATGAGGAGATAATCGCCTCCATATTAAACCAGATGGAAGCCATTGCCAGGGGCTCCGGAGTGCAGATAAACAATGTCAGGCCGGACAGGGTCAAAGAGGAAGCGGGGTATAAACGCCTGAGCATAGAAGTAAGCACGGAATCCAATACAGACGCGCTTTTTAAATTCATATATAACCTGGAGACATCCCCTGCCTTGCTTAAAATAGAACGCCTGCAGATATCTCCCTCCCGAAAACAGGACGGCCTGGTAGAGGCCACATTCAGCATCGTCAGGATCTCCTTCATCTAA
- a CDS encoding MerR family transcriptional regulator, whose amino-acid sequence MSDNIFLIKDLSQLSGHSVYTLKYYLRLGLIKESGRSPETGFRYFNQDNLEALKRIRELQVQGRTLKEIKALL is encoded by the coding sequence ATGAGCGATAATATCTTTCTTATCAAGGACTTAAGCCAGCTGAGCGGACATTCTGTCTATACGCTCAAGTATTATCTTCGTTTAGGGCTGATAAAGGAATCCGGCAGGAGCCCTGAGACGGGTTTCAGGTATTTTAATCAGGATAACCTGGAGGCGTTAAAGAGGATCAGGGAACTGCAGGTCCAGGGCAGGACGCTGAAAGAAATAAAGGCGTTATTATGA
- a CDS encoding AAA family ATPase — protein MSYYTIFGLEKEPFSTSPDPHFFYLSQAHNTALKRAEINIRLRRGLSLILGDVGTGKTTLSRMLLQTFEGDEDFEFYMILDPDYKSEYQFLVNLAKMFKLDPLLKSTLDYKEAIEKYLFHKGVDENKVIVLLIDEGQKLNPNQLETLRTLLNYETNEYKLLQLVILAQVELLPRVRKIRNFMDRVSLKYIINPLDMQETKQMINFRLSQAGRNGRGGLFDEGACGLIYQYTQGYPRKIALLCHNAMELAVMRDKDSVDKEIVEEVIRNDVR, from the coding sequence ATGAGCTACTACACGATATTCGGTTTGGAAAAAGAGCCGTTCTCTACCAGCCCCGATCCTCACTTTTTTTATTTATCCCAGGCGCACAATACGGCATTGAAAAGGGCGGAGATCAATATACGCCTGCGGCGCGGTTTAAGTTTGATACTCGGCGACGTGGGCACAGGCAAGACCACGCTTTCCCGGATGCTGCTGCAGACATTTGAGGGGGATGAAGATTTTGAATTCTATATGATACTGGACCCCGATTATAAATCAGAGTATCAATTCCTTGTCAACCTCGCCAAGATGTTCAAGCTCGACCCCCTGTTAAAATCAACCCTTGATTATAAAGAGGCGATAGAAAAATACCTTTTCCACAAAGGCGTGGACGAAAATAAGGTGATCGTGCTTTTGATCGACGAGGGCCAGAAGCTTAATCCCAATCAGTTAGAGACGCTGCGCACGCTGCTCAATTATGAGACCAACGAATATAAGCTGCTGCAGCTGGTGATACTGGCGCAGGTGGAGCTGCTGCCGCGCGTGAGAAAGATACGCAACTTTATGGACAGGGTGTCGTTAAAATATATTATAAACCCCCTGGATATGCAGGAGACAAAGCAGATGATAAATTTCCGCCTGAGCCAGGCAGGCAGGAACGGAAGAGGGGGGCTTTTTGACGAAGGCGCCTGCGGGCTCATCTATCAATATACTCAAGGATACCCCCGTAAGATCGCCCTGCTCTGCCACAACGCGATGGAGCTGGCGGTAATGCGCGATAAGGACAGCGTTGATAAAGAGATCGTGGAAGAGGTGATAAGGAACGACGTTAGATGA